ATATGGTGAGATTGTGCGCTAAAAGTGCATTTTTCGTGCAATGCATGTGCATCTTtcgtgaattttattttttgttgctcCTTGGACTTGAGTCTCTTGTGGCTTGGAACAACATGCTAACCATGTTGCAGGTTATTCCCAATTTCCCACAGTTCTTTGAAGTAAATATCCTTATTTCGCTATTTTGTGTTTTATATTTAGAGaacttttttgttctctttagTTGTCCAACCGTGTATAAACTATTTACTTGTCTTTCAATATAATTTCTTCTCTAATTTGGGTTTGAACTTTGCTCGGGCCAATGTGAAGTCACTAGTTGATTGTGCAGTTGTAATTATATGTTTTGTGTAGGCTAAAGCATTACCATCCTTCAAGAGGTCTTACCATTGTTTATCAACCATTCGCAATTGGGACAATGACTATCTTAGGATACTACAGATCCAGAGTTGATACAAGATAGAGGAATATAATTGTTCTTTTAGTCTAAATCTACTCTTTCTCATAGTTGTAAGTTGTCATGAATATTTCTATTTGTAATGCTCCCGCTAATGCAATTATCTAATTTAAGTTATTCTTCCGGGATTTGATATGCAATAGTTGGATTTAGCAACGTCAAGAAAGGTGAAGTTGGGCCTTATTTTGGTATGTGTGTTTGTTGCCTGTTTTGGAGCGGCCCATGCTCACATTCAAGGTCGTATGGTCGGCAACCTATCTTTCATGCACCCCGAAATCATGTAGATGGACGGTCTCCTGTGGTCTTTGTTGCATTCTTTTCGcacaattattttctaaaatttgggCTCAAGCAATGGCTATCTCACTTTATGTGTTGTGACAGTAGCACCCAAAGACTATGAGGTTTGGCTTGAAGATCACCTCTTTGTCAAAGTTGCATGCATACAACGCATACTATGAGGTTTGGCTTGAATATCACCTCTTTGTCAAAGTTGCATGCATACTAGTATATATGTGTCGTACAAGGAGTTGTTTTTTTAGGATCagagcaaaatgccttgggcAACTTGCCCGTGTTGTTTCTCTTGGATGagatattttcaaaagtcaCTATGGGCTGGTTGTGGATCATAGGCTTAGAGAGGAATGATGTTACTAGGGAAGGAAATGATCTCACCGGGCTACGTGCAAGTACTTATCTTTGAAAAGCCTCATTGGGTATCTTTCAAATCTTGTAGTTGCTTTGAACTTTAGCACCAATTGCCTAGAACACTTGCAAATCTGGACGGATGCGAGGAGAAATGCGATAAGTGCGACAACCTTTTTAACCTTCTCCTTAGATGAATCTATCGAACATGCATAGAAAAAGCTTATGAATTCTCGCTCATTGTCTACTTGATCTCTAAAATGATCCGATTCGATATTGCCGATGCTGTAAGCTAAAAAATCTCATGggaattaatggaatgattCAAATGAAGAAGGGGAAACTTGCAAAGTTGGCTACGTACAAGAAGATACTGTATAAAAAGATCAGCATAGTAAGGGTCAAAGAAGTAAACCTAATGATGCAGAGAATATGCAACTCTAGGATTAGTTTTTAATAATGGGGGTTCCTAGTTAGGTCCGCATTTTGATGCATGAAATGGTCATCTCAGCAAAGGTGGGGCCACAATACATACCATGTCATCATGGTTTCCAATTAGACTTGATAAATGAGCGGGTAGAAGAAGACCGGTTCGGATCAAGAATCGAGTTTAAGAGTTTGTTTGGCAACAATTTcgattctttgattttgttccctaaaacaaaaaaggatcaaaaatatgtttggtaacgtaaatgattctgatttcgTTCCCGGAAATAGTTtggaccaaaaacaagaaaaaaagttgattctaaaaaaagtataacttttgagaatcacaaaaaagaacaaagtctcaATTCTTTTAGAAAGATTAAGTCCACGTAGGCTTCCACTTGACCttctgaactttaaaaaaattaaagttagattttaaaatttattaacaactaattttttcaaatacattttttaaattaaatttaaaaataagctttaaaattaaaacaaagGTTAAAATAGaggggaaattaaaaatataaatattcaaaaatgaaaaaaatttaaaaaatgggggcaatttaaaaaaatgtaaaaaaactttaaaattttcaaaagttaaaaaaagaaaaatattttaaaaaagatgaAACTATTTAAAAAGAGAATTCTCGCCACATGGTCGTTctcgggaattgaaattttgtgcagttaccaaatgctTTTATGTTCGGGAATAGAAACTTtatgtagttatcaaacgcgttttgattttctagaaatcaTCTAGGGAACAAATCGGATAAtatgattctaattagaattacttttttggatcaaaatcattacCAAATAGTCCTTTAATCTTTTTGCCTAGATTGTGAAatctagttttcttttttcttttttaattttttccagaTTTCATGCATCCGGATAAGGTATCCTACTTTAAGCTTAAATAACCGCCTTCATTATTTCATTGTTGACCTTGTTGGTGTTGGGATAGGGACTTAAAGGTAATTTGATGACTTATGTCCTTATACTAACTTATGATCATATGGGAGGCAATATACCCTTTCCATTGTGATTCGTTTCATTTCTCAAAGGGCGATACTATTTTCATTCTCATTTTGGTTAAGACACTTCTTTTTTTAGCTAAGTTACTGAAATAcccttcgctctctctcttcaatttattatttctttctttattaggGTGATCCACAAAATTGTCTTTATTTATACCATTTATCTAgttaatttcacaatataaatattccattGCACCtattaatatatcaatttactatttttttttttaattttcctagaGAAtgtgtcaattttaatttatagtCCCATATTctcattcacaagaaattctATTTATGATCGCTTATGAACACACaactaagtgttttttttttcccgaataGTGTGACTGAAACTATATTTCAATgtcgaaaattaaaatataatttaattatttagctgatcttgataaaaatggaaaataaaattgatcagCATATGGAAAAtcttaatttgttaaaagcatgatcaaatgtcaaacaTATCTATATTTAgaccatatctaaatattaacaaaggaaaaaagcaaaaaggaaaaaaatgaaacttcttGCTATTCAACTCCTACTACGAAGAAAGTAATTGATATTGATTGCAAATTCATTCTCATAGCAAATGGATCGAAACTTTAAAATGTGCTTAAAACtttcatctaaaaaaaaaaaaaaaaacttgtgcgAGTTTGAAAGTGCGGAATGTGTAAATaattttcaaccccatcttgCAATTCTTGTTAAAATGTCAAAAACTGAAAAGAAAGGACAAATCAACAATATTTAACTTCATAAACTTACAAATTTATTCCGTAAAATCACCCACAAGGTCAAAATCTGGTAGATAATTAGATTGAGTTAtaattttcaactttaaaatttattttccctCAAACCATCTCATAGAAAATATGTAGTTAATTCTGTATTCATAAGCCGTTATAACTAGAGATTTCTAGTCTTTCATATAACTTttgtatttgaaaaaatgagaccaTGAGTTAACGATGACGGACCTTCTCTAGGCGAAGTGATAATATGATGCATGAATGATATTACATTGGGTGTAATTTGATAGTTATACTGTGAAATggctaattttaaaaataaaatagaagtaaaggcagttatgttggttaggatgataacaaaagaaataaaaaattgacgAGAGAAAATGATATTTCGATCTgttaacttaaaaaaagaatggcTTAGCCAAAATAGGATTGAAAATAGCGCCGCCAGGCCTTAGGCGTAGGCCCAATACCATTTAAGCACTAGCGTAGGCCCAATACTATTTAAGCCTTGAACCGGCCCAAGCCAGGCCTCAGGCGTAGACCTTGGAAATCTCTTCTCTGAAACACAcgcagtctctctctctctctctctctctctctctctctcagttacGTCTCGGGGttctattctctctcttcccatttCGCTTGCCGAGAACTCGAGAGAACATCCATCGCCGATGACCGTCGAGTCGGTTCCTTACCAGAACGGCCTCGTCGCCAACGGAGATCTGGGCGGCCGCGCCGAGCCCAACGGTGCGGCGGCTAAGAAGTCTCGCGAGAGCGAGCGGCGTCGCCGGAGgcggaagcagaagaagaacaaCAGGGCCGCGCAGGCGGCCGATGCCTCCGCCGACACAGGAGGGGAGAGCGACGGCGCGGGGGAGGAGGGCGGCAAGGAGAACGCTGATCCTCAGCAGGTTAACCGGTTTTAAGCTTGCATTTCAGCTTCTAGGGTTTTGGATTGTCAATTGCTCTATTATTATATGCTTTTAGGATGTAGGGGCTATGGTTTGTTTGATTTGAGGGATTGGTTTTAGGTTAGTGGGTACAATGATTTGGGCGAATATATGTTGGCTTGCGATTGCGGGAAGGTACAGAACGAATGTTTTGCTTTCCAGGCGTGGGCAGTGGTAGTTAGGGTAGGTTTGCTACACATTGAGAACTTTTGAATGTAAAACAAAAAGTGTGCTGTGCTCTTGCCTTGTGGTTGAACCGCTTGAATAGGCTCTCTGGCTTACTTTGCATTCTCTGTGAGCGAATCCTTTGCACTTAAGGATGCACCATTACATGCTCTTTTTCGCCTCCCCTTAATCAACTATCGAGGGATGACCGTATGACGGTGGTTAATTGCGATTTGTTCAAGTTAGTTTAACAGGACAAACAggtttcttgttttgtttgggTTTCTTGTTGTTTTAATTTGAATCTGCTTTATCCTCTTACacttgaagaagagaaaaataagttGGCATCTAGTATGAGTTGTTACAGCTACATACTATTGGTTCATggtaatttttcatgtttattttattacgGCATGGGATGGCAAAAACGGCCGGAGTTGATGATGTTCGTGGATAAGTCTATTCTGACTGTATCCTTAAAGGAAAATTTTTATGGCCGATTGCATATAGGACCTGCTATAACTGTAACTTTGGAGGAAATTTGGCATAAGTAGATGctttatgtttttgttttctttgtgtCTTTGtgatatttcttcttttttataatgTAGATTGTAGAGAAAGTTGAGGTGGAGTATGTTCCTGAGAAGGCTGAGTTAGAGGATGGATTGGATGATGAGTTTAGAAAGGTCTTTGAAAAATTTAGTTTCCATGAAGCTGTCGGATCCGAGGTAAATGGTGAATTTGTTGGTTGACTGGATATGTTTTGTTCTTGCCTTCGCCATTAACTGGCTTGGTGATTTGGTTTGTAATCTAGGACAACGGTTCCAAGGATGAGGATGCTCAAAATGCAACTATTAAAAAGAAGGATGATTCAGACTCTGAAGAGGAAGAGCAAGAGAACCCACAGAAGGAGAAAGGCGTGTCcaataagaagaaaaaggtacAGATCTAGTCGATATCATTGTATTGCCACCATGAAATAATCTGTTAACCTAGATATCATGGCTTTTATGATTTCACTTGTTGACAAATGTATTAATGCCATTTTCCAGCTTCAAAGGCGAATGAAAATTGCTGAACTGAAACAGATTTGCTCAAGACCTGATGTTGTTGAGGTAAGAATTGATAGTCTCTGTGTATAGACTACTTTTGAAGGAATTTATGGTGTTTTGATTAGTTGTTaaatactaattttttaactCAATGGCATCTTTGCATGCTAAATGCCAATCCATATGTAGAGATATGCAGTCTATAGATCAAACTTTTCATTGTGTCGTTCTTAAATGTTTCTTACCTAAGTAAAGAACACTGCTTTTTCGCCCCTCTAGTCATCTTCTATTGGAAAATGAAATCTTCTAAATTATGGGGTTTATATTCTAGAATCTTGGAACTTGGGGACATCTGTACATGCTGAATGCTAGTCCATACGCAGAGATATGCCGGGGATGGATTAAAGTTTACATTGTCATATCTCAATATTTCCTACCAAAGTACCAAACAATTGCACTTTTCCCCCAATCTAGTAGTTCTTATTTTGAACATAAAATcttctaaaaaatctaagttttATCTGACCTTTGCCCACCTCTCACATTCTTTTGTTAGTGCTAAGCTTCGATTATGTGAAATCTGTATGTCATCCGATCTTTTAGTAGTTAATAATCATACTTTTAACTACTACTTGCAAATTGCATTGTCTCATTAAATGTTACAGTTTCCATGTGGTTCATACAGTGTGTCACCATTTGCCTTCTTATGGTGGTTGTAATTCATCAGCAGCTTAACTATTGTCATACTAAATCCTCATTTGCTCACTCAGATATGGGATGCTACGGCGGCAGATCCAAAGTTGCTGGTCTTTTTAAAATCATACCGTAATACTGTTCCTGTGCCTCGTCATTGGtgtcagaaaagaaaatttctgcAGGTTAGTTCTTTTGGAAACTTGACAAACGTGAATGCATGCTTAGTATACATATGATCAGGGGTGCAGGGTAGAGGGTTAGGAAAGATATAGTCGATAAGGTCTCTCTTATGTGTATACATCTGGTTCTTGCAGGGGACTGGCTGTGATCATCATGGAGCCTGAACTGGTAGGTAGTGGCCAAGGGGCCTTAGATTTGGTTTCTGTTTGAATACATTTGCTAGTCTGAGTGGGGATGTAGACAACTGTGGTGTGGTATGTAGTTTTAGGCAGTTGTGTGGCATTGACTATAGTGGAGGAGACATCTGTCTGCCAATAACCTTTTGCTCGCTGGACATGACAGAGTTGTTCATCAAATTGCTAATTCATTTTTCGGTTTGAATTTCAGATGCTGTCACATTGTGGTTTAAGCTCGAGTTGAGATTCTTTTATGTATGTGCTCACGATTTTTATACAGATTATTATCATTGTGTCTCATCACATCAAATGTTCAATTTACAGGGAAAGCGCGGTATTGAGAAACAGCCTTTTCAGCTTCCTGATTTTATTGCTGCAACTggaattgaaaaaataagacaGGTTTGTTTGTTAATTCTCCCAATATTTAGTATGGCCATGACATTTTAACTTTAAGGGAAGTTTGTATCTAGCTGTGGATGGTGTAACTAAAGATGATATAGTATCCCTGTTCGTATACTGACAACTTGTAATAGTCAACTTTTCCACCTTATATTGCACATTGATGTTTTGAAGATATATGAGAGAGTCCATTTAGGATGGGTCATTTCACATATAACGAGCGAGTGGGAAACTTATTTGGGTTTCCTTTTCTATAATCTCTCCATTTTGCTGTATTCCagcataatttttaattttttgccggTACCCTTTGGTCCTAGGTTTGGGCGTGACCAAACCAAATCTATCCAGTACTATTTATCACTCAAGGCTAATGTGCTCAAATATGGGATGCTAGATACTCAAACTCTTGGTCTTGACTTGGTCAAGTGGTTCACAAATCTATTCAGTACTATTTGTCACTCAAGGCTAATGTGCTCAAACATGGGATGCTAGATACTCAAACTCTTGGTCTTGACTTGGTAAAGTGCTtcacaagcttgagcttgatTTGGCTCAACTCTATTACTATTTATGAAATATTCTAAGCTTGATTTAAGCTTCAACTTGAGTACTATAAGTACAATGAAATTGCGAAATGATGTTATACTTAGTTTTTGTATTCAGAAATTGATTTATAGTTGATTAAAATCTGTGAATAGATAAGTGAATTATGTAACAATGTGATACATAGTTAGGTTTGCGAGCTGCTAGAATACTAAATTTTCAAGCTTGTATTCACTTCCATATAATTCTCAAGCCGCCTGAATTTTACCCTTGACTCATAGGGAGCAGACAAAGAAACTCgagcttcctctctctctctctctctctcttacacatGCTCGTCCATTGTGGGTGCACCGCAGCATACGCTACTTATGGATGCTATTCGCAGTGCCTAATTCTTGTGTTGTGGCTGCGATGCAGGCTTACATTGAGAAAGAAGATAGTAAGAAATTGAAGCAAAAGCAACGTGAGCGCATGCAGCCGAAGATGGGGAAAATGGATATTGACTATCAGGTTAACCACTTTTGTATAACCGTTTGTTTTTATGTTTCATATTCTGAGTTTTTTTGCCTAGCTGCCTGAGATTTATGGCTGATATGTGCATTTAGCTTTTGTTGTGAGACTGAGTTTCCCTCTTATGTAGGTTCTGCATGATGCATTCTTCAAGTACCAGACAAAGCCAAAGCTTACCACCCATGGCGACCTATATTTCGAAGGGAAAGAATTTGAGGTGCGATGTGCCATCTAAAATGCCTCCATTTTTGTTTACTAGTTGTACATAGTGACATGTCGTGGCAAATCAAAGTAAAATGTGTAGAACTAGCTTCGCAAGGAGAAACATGAGTGATAAGCTAATGCACCAACCCCTACTAAAGTCCTTTTTTGGGGTGGATGGGGTTGGGAGCAACCTGTCCTTTTAGAGAGATATGAGTTCAAATTTTAAATGTAGATTGCTTTTGGTTGTGCTTCTTAGATTGATCTGTGCGAGTGTCTTTCTTGGAAGTGTCTGTGCATTGTACTCTTTTACATCCGtaattggttttcaaaaggacaTACCTATGTCACTGGAATTGGTTATTTTCTTTGTCTGATCAGTACTGCTGTTGGATTTCTCGTAATTATCATTGATTCCTAAGAAATAGGATCACTCTGCAATTACTGAAGTCAAGGTTTTTCCTATTAATTTTTGGACAGGTGAAACTGAGGGAAATGAAACCTGGGATGTTATCCCATGAGTTGAAAGAGGCCCTTGGCATGCCTGAGGGTGCTCCTCCTCCCTGGCTTATTAATATGCAGGTTGGGTGATGGATAACTTTATTCATTACTAGTCTTAAATCTCTTCGTTGTTCTTCATATTAGTCAATCATTCCCCTATCAAACTGACTCCTTTTACCTCAGAGATATGGCCCTCCACCATCATATCCGCAATTGAAAATTCCTGGACTCAATGCTCCCATTCCACCTGGAGCTAGCTTTGGTTACCATCCTGGTGGCTGGGGCAAGCCCCCTGTTGATGAAGTAAATCTCCTACTTTCTTCGAGTTATCTAGTATAAATTGCATGCCCGAACCCAAGTCACTAGTCTCTGACAATATTGTTTCTTTACTCAGTTTGGGCGTCCTTTGTATGGTGATGTCTTTGGTGTTCAACAGCAAGAGCAACCTAATTATGAGGTAT
The sequence above is drawn from the Rhodamnia argentea isolate NSW1041297 chromosome 9, ASM2092103v1, whole genome shotgun sequence genome and encodes:
- the LOC115739819 gene encoding splicing factor 3B subunit 2 → MTVESVPYQNGLVANGDLGGRAEPNGAAAKKSRESERRRRRRKQKKNNRAAQAADASADTGGESDGAGEEGGKENADPQQIVEKVEVEYVPEKAELEDGLDDEFRKVFEKFSFHEAVGSEDNGSKDEDAQNATIKKKDDSDSEEEEQENPQKEKGVSNKKKKLQRRMKIAELKQICSRPDVVEIWDATAADPKLLVFLKSYRNTVPVPRHWCQKRKFLQGKRGIEKQPFQLPDFIAATGIEKIRQAYIEKEDSKKLKQKQRERMQPKMGKMDIDYQVLHDAFFKYQTKPKLTTHGDLYFEGKEFEVKLREMKPGMLSHELKEALGMPEGAPPPWLINMQRYGPPPSYPQLKIPGLNAPIPPGASFGYHPGGWGKPPVDEFGRPLYGDVFGVQQQEQPNYEEEPLDKTKHWGDLEEEEEEEEEEEVEEEMEEEELEAGIESVDSLSSTPTGVETPDVIDLRKQQRKEADRPLYTVLEEKEEKIAPGTLLGTSHTYVVNTGGTQDKAGAKRVDLLRGQKTDKVDVTLQPEELEVMDNVLAAKYEEAREEEKMRSQREDFSDMVAENEKKRKRKVQDKDGKSKKKDFKF